The following coding sequences are from one Panicum hallii strain FIL2 chromosome 5, PHallii_v3.1, whole genome shotgun sequence window:
- the LOC112895937 gene encoding uncharacterized protein LOC112895937 gives MDGAGNGNNGNGNGNGNGNGNGDHVLMMETLGQQTGGENPPQIGGGGPHAPNFDANDAGTLLVVATLITALSYQLGTNIPGGYWQDDGAGHAAGDPIMRDKHRRRYWLFMAASWAGFGSSMLLTVGLLTGVPARSRFVRAAFLVAYSSLVLTFVTSQPRTSLAMDIAIWLGVMAALAVVTTYLRLDRLPRWAQAAFRQLLGR, from the coding sequence ATGGACGGCGCCGGCAACGGCAACAACGGCAACGGCAACGGCAACGGCAACGGCAACGGCAACGGCGATCACGTCCTAATGATGGAGACGTTAGGCCAGCAGACGGGCGGCGAAAACCCGCCACAGATTGGTGGCGGCGGCCCGCACGCGCCCAACTTCGACGCGAACGACGCGGGCACGCTGCTGGTGGTGGCGACGCTGATCACGGCGCTGTCGTACCAACTGGGGACCAACATCCCGGGCGGGTACTGGCAGGACGACGGCGCGGGgcacgccgccggcgacccGATCATGCGGGACAAGCACCGGCGGCGGTACTGGCTGTTCATGGCGGCGAGCTGGGCCGGGTTCGGCAGCTCGATGCTGCTCACGGTGGGGCTCCTCACGGGGGTGCCCGCCAGGTCCCGCTTCGTCCGGGCCGCGTTCCTGGTGGCCTACTCCAGCCTCGTGCTCACGTTCGTGACGTCTCAGCCGCGCACCTCCCTCGCCATGGACATCGCCATCTGGCTCGGCGTCATGGCCGCGCTCGCCGTCGTCACCACGTACCTGCGCCTCGACAGGCTCCCCAGGTGGGCGCAGGCAGCTTTTCGTCAGCTGCTAGGTCGGTGA